A single Flavobacterium sp. 1 DNA region contains:
- a CDS encoding AIR synthase related protein: protein MSSDTSKRYAQRGVSASKEDVHNAIKNIDKGLFPQAFCKIVPDYLTQDEDYCLIMHADGAGTKSSLAYMYWKETGDISVWKGIAQDALIMNIDDLLCVGATDNILLSSTIGRNKNVIPGEVLSAIINGTEELIKELDSFGVTIHSTGGETADVGDLVRTIIVDSTVTARMKRSKVIDNANIKAGDVIVGLASFGQATYEKSYNGGMGSNGLTSARHDVFGKYLAAKYPESFDAAVPSELIYSGQVQLTDAVENSPIDAGQLVLSPTRTYAPIIKKILDKYTSQEVHGMVHCSGGAQTKILHFVQNLHIIKDNLFPVPPLFQLIQEQSKTDWKEMYQVFNCGHRMEIYVPEAIAQDIIDISKSFNVNAQIVGRVEASDAKKLTITSEYGTFEY, encoded by the coding sequence ATGAGTTCAGATACTTCAAAAAGATATGCACAGCGTGGTGTTTCGGCATCCAAAGAAGATGTGCATAACGCTATTAAAAATATTGACAAAGGTTTATTTCCACAGGCATTTTGTAAAATTGTTCCTGATTATTTGACACAGGACGAAGATTATTGCCTGATAATGCATGCTGATGGAGCAGGGACAAAATCCTCGTTGGCTTATATGTATTGGAAAGAAACTGGAGATATTTCGGTTTGGAAAGGTATTGCTCAAGATGCTTTAATCATGAACATAGATGATTTATTGTGTGTAGGCGCTACCGATAATATTTTGCTTTCTTCAACCATTGGCAGAAACAAAAATGTTATTCCAGGCGAAGTTTTATCGGCTATTATAAATGGAACCGAAGAACTGATAAAAGAATTGGATTCTTTTGGTGTAACGATTCACTCAACAGGAGGCGAAACTGCCGATGTTGGTGATCTTGTAAGAACCATCATCGTAGATTCTACCGTAACGGCAAGGATGAAGCGTTCCAAAGTAATTGATAATGCCAATATAAAAGCGGGAGATGTTATTGTTGGGTTGGCTTCTTTTGGCCAAGCGACTTACGAAAAAAGCTATAATGGCGGAATGGGAAGCAACGGATTGACATCGGCACGTCATGACGTTTTCGGAAAATATTTGGCAGCTAAGTATCCGGAAAGCTTTGATGCAGCTGTTCCAAGTGAACTTATCTATTCAGGGCAGGTGCAATTGACGGATGCTGTTGAAAATTCACCGATCGATGCCGGACAATTAGTGCTTTCTCCAACAAGAACGTATGCACCAATCATCAAGAAAATTTTAGATAAATATACTTCACAGGAGGTGCACGGAATGGTGCACTGCAGCGGAGGAGCTCAGACAAAAATTTTGCATTTTGTTCAAAATCTGCATATTATAAAAGATAATTTATTTCCAGTGCCACCTTTGTTTCAATTGATTCAAGAGCAGTCAAAAACGGATTGGAAAGAAATGTATCAAGTATTCAACTGCGGACACAGAATGGAAATATATGTGCCGGAAGCTATTGCTCAAGATATTATTGATATTTCAAAATCTTTCAATGTCAATGCACAGATTGTCGGCAGGGTAGAAGCTTCTGATGCTAAGAAATTAACAATCACCAGCGAATACGGTACTTTCGAATATTAA